One stretch of Arachis duranensis cultivar V14167 chromosome 1, aradu.V14167.gnm2.J7QH, whole genome shotgun sequence DNA includes these proteins:
- the LOC107464581 gene encoding E3 ubiquitin-protein ligase MIEL1 → MEGSANNERLDFGKMGYGCKHYRRRCKIRAPCCNEIYPCRHCHNEAASLLRNPYDRHELVRQDVKQVVCAVCDTEQPVAQVCTNCGVRMGEYFCDICKFFDDDIGKQQFHCDDCGICRVGGQENFFHCEKCGSCYSVTLRDNHLCVENSMRHHCPICYEFLFDSMKDISVMKCGHTMHHECFEEMLNRDTYCCPICSKSVMDMTRTWKRIDEEIEATVMPEDYRHRKVWILCNDCNDTTEVFFHILGQKCGHCQSYNTRAIAPPVLPQ, encoded by the exons ATGGAAGGCTCTGCCAACAATGAACGTCTTGATTTTGGGAAGATGGGCTATGG gtgCAAGCATTATAGGAGGAGATGCAAGATTCGTGCACCTTGCTGCAATGAGATCTACCCCTGCCGCCATTGCCATAACGAGGCTGCg AGCTTGTTGAGGAACCCCTATGATCGCCACGAACTCGTTCGCCAAGATGTTAAACAA GTTGTTTGTGCAGTTTGTGACACTGAGCAGCCG GTTGCTCAAGTTTGCACAAACTGTGGAGTTAGAATGGGAGAGTATTTCTGTGACATCTGCAAATTCTTCGATGATGAT ATAGGGAAACAACAGTTTCATTGTGATGATTGCGGAATCTGTAG ggttggtggtcaagagAATTTTTTCCACTGCGAGAAGTGTG GGTCATGCTATTCAGTTACACTGCGTGACAATCATTTGTGTGTGGAGAACTCCATGAGGCACCACTGCCCCATTTGTTACGAG TTCCTTTTTGATTCAATGAAAGACATCAGTGTCATGAAATGTGGTCACACCATGCACCATGAATGCTTTGAAGAGATGCTAAATCGCGACAC GTACTGCTGTCCCATATGCTCCAAGTCAGTGATGGACATGACCaggacatggaagagaattgATGAAGAG ATTGAAGCAACTGTCATGCCCGAAGATTATCGGCATAGGAAG GTTTGGATATTATGCAATGACTGCAATGACACAACAGAAGTGTTCTTCCACATTCTGGGGCAAAAATGTGGTCACTGCCAATCGTATAATACGCGTGCAATCGCTCCTCCGGTTCTTCCTCAATGA
- the LOC107464741 gene encoding uncharacterized protein LOC107464741, whose translation MQEMFSMYIENWHRISCIELYIEFEQSEADRNIELEDYDSDSEEDFESNYEIVGPGEDEDGADNTMNADVAEVANALANSLPFQEPSFTRSLDLKAMNAPEFPQYMNEELPVMADGEFIVGMEFSSKEEVIKAMKDYTICRGVDYRVYESEPTTFYAKCTQYSKGCDWLIRVTKMHKKYCWEIRRYNSSHTCTRSTISQDHSKLDSKTVAEAIKPLVEVDPSLKVKSVIAEFQSKFNYTISYRKAWLAKQKAVESIFGGWEALYEALPIWFEAMCHKEPSAVVHFETMPAYQGNDLVPDIRVLHRVFWSYYPCIRAFRHCKPIVQVDETHLYGKYKGCLLVAISQDGNNNIVPIAFAIVEGETSDAWYFFLSNLRQHVVTRDGVRLISNRHDSIRLAIDRSNEA comes from the exons ATGCAGGAaatgttttcaatgtatattgagAATTGGCACCGAATATCGTGCATCGAGTTGTATATTGAGTTCGAGCAATCTGAAGCGGATCGAAATATTGAGCTGGAAGATTATGATAGTGATAGCGAGGAGGATTTTGAAAGTAACTATGAGATCGTTGGTCCAGGTGAAGACGAAGATGGAGCTGACAACACCATGAACGCAGATGTGGCAGAGGTTGCTAATGCACTAGCAAATTCGCTTCCGTTTCAGGAGCCTTCTTTCACGCGGTCGTTGGACTTGAAAGCGATGAATGCACCGGAGTTTCCACAATATATGAATGAAG agcttcctgttatggctgACGGTGAATTTATAGTGGGGATGGAATTCAGTTCAAAGGAGGAAGTAATCAAGGCAATGAAAGACTATACCATATGTAGAGGTGTAGACTATCGGGTTTATGAGTCGGAACCGACGACATTCTATGCTAAATGTACACAATATAGCAAAGGTTGTGATTGGCTGATCAGGGTTACCAAAATGCATAAGAAATACTGTTGGGAGATAAGGAGGTATAATAGTAGTCACACTTGTACCAGGTCGACAATTTCTCAAGACCATTCAAAACTGGATTCCAAGACTGTTGCAGAAGCAATTAAGCCGTTGGTAGAGGTTGACCCATCTTTGAAGGTGAAATCAGTCATTGCAGAATTCCAGTCGAAGTTTAACTACACCATCAGCTATCGAAAAGCTTGGTTAGCAAAGCAGAAGGCGGTTGAGTCAATTTTTGGAGGTTGGGAGGCATTGTATGAAGCTTTGCCCATATGGTTTGAGGCCATGTGTCACAAGGAGCCGTCAGCAGTGGTTCACTTTGAAACAATGCCTGCGTACCAGGGGAATGACTTGGTTCCTGATATCCGTGTACTACATAGAGTCTTCTGGAGTTATTACCCTTGTATTAGGGCCTTCAGACATTGCAAGCCAATAGTGCAGGTGGACGAGACTCATTTGTATGGTAAATACAAGGGTTGTTTGTTGGTTGCAATCTCACAAGATGGTAATAACAACATCGTGCCTATTGCATTTGCCATAGTGGAGGGGGAGACTTCTGATGCATGGTACTTTTTTCTAAGTAACCTTCGTCAACATGTGGTGACACGTGATGGTGTCAGACTTATCTCTAATCGACACGATTCTATCAGGTTAGCTATTGATCGGAGTAATGAGGCTTAG